From Mustelus asterias chromosome 5, sMusAst1.hap1.1, whole genome shotgun sequence, a single genomic window includes:
- the LOC144493977 gene encoding LOW QUALITY PROTEIN: transmembrane protein 200C-like (The sequence of the model RefSeq protein was modified relative to this genomic sequence to represent the inferred CDS: substituted 1 base at 1 genomic stop codon) encodes MIATGGLLRIAARTNDSFKPSERANKHRRKVFKKRKNDVVMVKAKLELCSISGLITAFGILVMLAGIAMVVIGYWPVAYKNPETNVVSRNTTSNYTTVDTSLEIISEFVASYVHSEKLKIFGPLVLGIGIFLFICANAVLHENRDKKTKVISMQDIYSTVIDIHRIKKKESGPFHGFVNYVQCKSIDSLKFPASCDAVTLAKSSCQTPTADGIKKVXSNNKPKRKLTIILQSNRNLTQRTKRYPFSICRDSISANEREKMAGLKGTKSHATSSIDTLIHPIIEINNYIHTEVDIRSAKDDNEAQMSKKS; translated from the coding sequence ATGATAGCAACAGGAGGTCTCCTGCGTATTGCAGCCAGAACAAATGATTCCTTCAAACCTAGTGAACGGGCAAATAAACACAGAAGGAAAGTGTTCAAAAAAAGGAAGAATGATGTGGTAATGGTGAAAGCCAAATTGGAGTTGTGTTCCATTTCAGGATTGATCACCGCCTTTGGGATCTTGGTGATGTTAGCAGGGATTGCAATGGTAGTAATAGGCTACTGGCCTGTGGCCTACAAGAATCCTGAAACAAACGTAGTGTCTCGCAATACCACCAGCAATTACACGACAGTAGACACGTCTTTGGAGATTATTTCTGAATTTGTAGCCAGCTATGTACATTCGGAGAAACTGAAGATCTTCGGACCACTGGTGCTGGGAATCGGCATATTTCTCTTTATCTGTGCCAATGCAGTGCTTCATGAAAACAGAGACAAGAAAACTAAGGTGATTAGTATGCAAGATATTTATTCCACAGTGATAGATATTCACAGAATAAAGAAAAAGGAATCTGGTCCTTTTCATGGATTTGTGAATTATGTACAGTGCAAAAGCATTGACAGTCTCAAGTTTCCAGCTTCTTGCGATGCAGTAACATTGGCTAAAAGTTCCTGTCAGACACCTACTGCAGATGGCATTAAAAAAGTTTGATCCAATAATAAGCCTAAGAGGAAATTAACAATTATTTTGCAAAGCAACAGAAACTTGACCCAAAGAACAAAACGTTATCCGTTCAGTATCTGCAGAGACAGCATCAGTGCCAATGAAAGAGAGAAAATGGCTGGACTAAAAGGCACCAAATCTCATGCTACTTCTTCCATTGATACACTCATACACCCCATAATTGAAATAAACaattacattcacactgaggtAGACATCAGATCTGCCAAAGATGACAATGAAGCACAGATGTCAAAAAAATCATGA